From a region of the uncultured Draconibacterium sp. genome:
- a CDS encoding response regulator, whose product MHETKNPLIFLIEDSTVYKDLIVGYLQSKKFSNLKVFKNGEECLKHIDLKPDIIILDYASEGTSGLEFMLQVVREHSQIDFIFLSAQSKVDTAVKIMKLGAADYIIKNDQAPKKLVESIERLKDSTKHEKKKYSFKLGVLVFFIVLFLIIMIITFISVFFDVGL is encoded by the coding sequence AGACAAAAAATCCATTAATTTTTCTGATCGAAGACAGTACAGTTTACAAAGATCTTATTGTTGGTTATTTGCAATCGAAAAAGTTTTCGAATCTGAAAGTTTTTAAAAACGGAGAAGAATGTCTCAAACATATCGATCTAAAACCTGATATTATAATTTTAGATTATGCATCGGAAGGAACAAGTGGTTTGGAATTTATGCTTCAGGTGGTGCGCGAACACAGCCAAATCGATTTTATCTTTCTGAGTGCGCAAAGTAAAGTGGATACTGCCGTAAAAATTATGAAGTTGGGTGCGGCCGACTACATCATTAAAAACGATCAGGCACCGAAAAAACTGGTTGAATCCATTGAACGGCTAAAAGATTCGACAAAACACGAGAAAAAGAAATATAGCTTCAAACTGGGAGTACTTGTTTTCTTTATTGTATTGTTCCTTATTATAATGATAATCACATT